The following proteins come from a genomic window of Suricata suricatta isolate VVHF042 chromosome 5, meerkat_22Aug2017_6uvM2_HiC, whole genome shotgun sequence:
- the EOMES gene encoding eomesodermin homolog isoform X2, with product MLPPGGFPAAVCPPGRAQFGPGAGASSGAGGGGGGAGGPGAYQYSQGAPLYGPYPGAAAAGSCGGLGLGVPGSGFRAHVYLCNRPLWLKFHRHQTEMIITKQGRRMFPFLSFNINGLNPTAHYNVFVEVVLADPNHWRFQGGKWVTCGKADNNMQGNKMYVHPESPNTGSHWMRQEISFGKLKLTNNKGANNNNTQMIVLQSLHKYQPRLHIVEVTEDGVEDLNEPSKTQTFTFSETQFIAVTAYQNTDITQLKIDHNPFAKGFRDNYDSSHQIVPGGRYGVQSFFPEPFVNTLPQARYYNGERTVPQTNGLLSPQQSEEVANPPQRWLVTPVQQPGTNKLDIGSYESEYTSSTLLPYGIKSLPLQTSHALGYYPDPTFPAVAGWGGRGSYQRKMAAGLPWTSRTSPPVFSEDQLSKEKVKEEISSSWIETPPSIKSLDSNDSGVYTSACKRRRLSPSTSSNENSPSIKCEDINAEEYSKDTSKGMGGYYAFYTTP from the exons ATGCTGCCCCCCGGCGGCTTCCCCGCGGCTGTGTGCCCACCTGGCCGGGCGCAGTTCGGCCCGGGAGCCGGCGCCAGTAGTggcgcgggcggcggcggcggcggggcgggCGGCCCCGGCGCCTATCAGTACAGCCAGGGGGCTCCGCTCTACGGGCCGTACCCTGGGGCGGCAGCCGCGGGTTCCTGCGGAGGACTGGGGTTGGGGGTTCCTGGTTCCGGCTTCCGTGCCCACGTCTACCTGTGCAACCGGCCTCTGTGGCTCAAATTCCACCGCCACCAAACCGAGATGATCATTACGAAACAGGGCAG GCGCATGTTTCCTTTCTTGAGCTTCAACATAAACGGACTCAATCCCACTGCCCATTACAACGTGTTTGTAGAGGTGGTGCTGGCGGACCCCAATCACTGGCGATTCCAGGGGGGCAAGTGGGTGACCTGCGGCAAAGCGGACAATAACATGCAGG GCAACAAAATGTATGTTCACCCAGAGTCTCCTAATACTGGTTCCCACTGGATGAGACAGGAGATTTCTTTTGGGAAGTTAAAACTCACCAATAACAAAGGCGCAAATAACAACAATACCCAG ATGATAGTCTTACAGTCTTTACACAAGTACCAACCCCGGCTGCACATTGTTGAAGTTACAGAGGATGGCGTGGAGGACTTGAATGAGCCCTCAAAGACTCAGACCTTTACCTTCTCGGAAACACAGTTCATTGCAGTGACTGCCTACCAAAACACTGAC ATAACTCAACTAAAGATCGATCATAACCCCTTTGCAAAAGGCTTCAGGGACAACTATGATTC ATCCCATCAGATTGTCCCTGGAGGTCGGTACGGCGTTCAGTCCTTCTTCCCGGAGCCCTTTGTCAACACGTTACCTCAAGCCCGATATTATAATGGCGAGAGAACCGTGCCACAGACCAACGGGCTCCTTTCACCCCAACAGAGCGAAGAGGTGGCCAACCCTCCCCAGCGGTGGCTTGTCACGCCTGTCCAGCAACCTGGGACCAACAAACTAGACATCGGTTCCTATGAGTCTGAATACACTTCCAGCACCTTGCTCCCGTACGGTATTAAATCCTTGCCCCTCCAGACATCCCATGCCCTGGGGTACTACCCTGACCCAACCTTCCCTGCCGTGGCAGGGTGGGGAGGTCGAGGTTCTTATCAGAGGAAGATGGCCGCTGGACTCCCATGGACCTCCAGAACAAGTCCCCCTGTGTTCTCTGAAGATCAGCTCTCCAAGGagaaagtcaaagaagaaattagttCTTCTTGGATAGAGACGCCTCCTTCCATCAAGTCTCTCGATTCCAACGATTCCGGGGTATACACCAGTGCTTGTAAGCGAAGGCGGCTGTCTCCCAGCACCTCTAGTAATGAAAATTCTCCCTCCATAAAGTGTGAGGACATTAATGCCGAAGAGTACAGTAAAGACACCTCAAAAGGCATGGGGGGTTATTACGCTTTTTACACAACCCCCTAA
- the EOMES gene encoding eomesodermin homolog isoform X1, with product MLPPGGFPAAVCPPGRAQFGPGAGASSGAGGGGGGAGGPGAYQYSQGAPLYGPYPGAAAAGSCGGLGLGVPGSGFRAHVYLCNRPLWLKFHRHQTEMIITKQGRRMFPFLSFNINGLNPTAHYNVFVEVVLADPNHWRFQGGKWVTCGKADNNMQGNKMYVHPESPNTGSHWMRQEISFGKLKLTNNKGANNNNTQMIVLQSLHKYQPRLHIVEVTEDGVEDLNEPSKTQTFTFSETQFIAVTAYQNTDITQLKIDHNPFAKGFRDNYDSMYTASENDRLTPSPTDSPRSHQIVPGGRYGVQSFFPEPFVNTLPQARYYNGERTVPQTNGLLSPQQSEEVANPPQRWLVTPVQQPGTNKLDIGSYESEYTSSTLLPYGIKSLPLQTSHALGYYPDPTFPAVAGWGGRGSYQRKMAAGLPWTSRTSPPVFSEDQLSKEKVKEEISSSWIETPPSIKSLDSNDSGVYTSACKRRRLSPSTSSNENSPSIKCEDINAEEYSKDTSKGMGGYYAFYTTP from the exons ATGCTGCCCCCCGGCGGCTTCCCCGCGGCTGTGTGCCCACCTGGCCGGGCGCAGTTCGGCCCGGGAGCCGGCGCCAGTAGTggcgcgggcggcggcggcggcggggcgggCGGCCCCGGCGCCTATCAGTACAGCCAGGGGGCTCCGCTCTACGGGCCGTACCCTGGGGCGGCAGCCGCGGGTTCCTGCGGAGGACTGGGGTTGGGGGTTCCTGGTTCCGGCTTCCGTGCCCACGTCTACCTGTGCAACCGGCCTCTGTGGCTCAAATTCCACCGCCACCAAACCGAGATGATCATTACGAAACAGGGCAG GCGCATGTTTCCTTTCTTGAGCTTCAACATAAACGGACTCAATCCCACTGCCCATTACAACGTGTTTGTAGAGGTGGTGCTGGCGGACCCCAATCACTGGCGATTCCAGGGGGGCAAGTGGGTGACCTGCGGCAAAGCGGACAATAACATGCAGG GCAACAAAATGTATGTTCACCCAGAGTCTCCTAATACTGGTTCCCACTGGATGAGACAGGAGATTTCTTTTGGGAAGTTAAAACTCACCAATAACAAAGGCGCAAATAACAACAATACCCAG ATGATAGTCTTACAGTCTTTACACAAGTACCAACCCCGGCTGCACATTGTTGAAGTTACAGAGGATGGCGTGGAGGACTTGAATGAGCCCTCAAAGACTCAGACCTTTACCTTCTCGGAAACACAGTTCATTGCAGTGACTGCCTACCAAAACACTGAC ATAACTCAACTAAAGATCGATCATAACCCCTTTGCAAAAGGCTTCAGGGACAACTATGATTC CATGTACACCGCTTCAGAAAATGACAGGTTAACTCCATCTCCCACGGATTCTCCTAGATCCCATCAGATTGTCCCTGGAGGTCGGTACGGCGTTCAGTCCTTCTTCCCGGAGCCCTTTGTCAACACGTTACCTCAAGCCCGATATTATAATGGCGAGAGAACCGTGCCACAGACCAACGGGCTCCTTTCACCCCAACAGAGCGAAGAGGTGGCCAACCCTCCCCAGCGGTGGCTTGTCACGCCTGTCCAGCAACCTGGGACCAACAAACTAGACATCGGTTCCTATGAGTCTGAATACACTTCCAGCACCTTGCTCCCGTACGGTATTAAATCCTTGCCCCTCCAGACATCCCATGCCCTGGGGTACTACCCTGACCCAACCTTCCCTGCCGTGGCAGGGTGGGGAGGTCGAGGTTCTTATCAGAGGAAGATGGCCGCTGGACTCCCATGGACCTCCAGAACAAGTCCCCCTGTGTTCTCTGAAGATCAGCTCTCCAAGGagaaagtcaaagaagaaattagttCTTCTTGGATAGAGACGCCTCCTTCCATCAAGTCTCTCGATTCCAACGATTCCGGGGTATACACCAGTGCTTGTAAGCGAAGGCGGCTGTCTCCCAGCACCTCTAGTAATGAAAATTCTCCCTCCATAAAGTGTGAGGACATTAATGCCGAAGAGTACAGTAAAGACACCTCAAAAGGCATGGGGGGTTATTACGCTTTTTACACAACCCCCTAA